From the genome of uncultured Methanobacterium sp.:
GTAGTTGCATCATTAACTGGCAGTACAGATTTAGGTGTAGGAACTGTTATTGGTTCAAACATCTGGAACATAGCTGGTATTTTAGGTATATCTGCTGCAGTAGCAGGAGTAATTCAAACAAATAAATCTGGATTGCATCGTGATTGGCTGATGACTTTTATAACTGGCTTAATTCTCTTGTTTTTCATGTTATTCGGGGATATAAGTTGGCCTGCAGCGGTAGTGATGATTGTAGCCTACTGTTTCTACTTATGGATTTTAATTAAAGCACAGAAGAAACACAGTGATGAAACTAATCATCAGGATGAATACCACGAAAAACAACTTAAAGAAAACAATAGCTTAGAAGAAGCAATTGAGGAAAAATCTGAAGAGAAGGTTGGGAGGAATGTTACTAAAAAAACATACCTATATGTCCTTGGGGGTATAGCAGGATTAATTATTGGTTGCAGACTCCTGGTTTACAGTGCTGATGAACTGGGCGGTATGTTTGGTATATCCGATATGGTAATGGGACTATTTGTCCTGGCTGTTGGTACCAGTATACCGGAACTGGTGGTAACCTTAAGCTCGGCCATGAAAGGGCTCCACGATCTTTCCCTGGGAACTGTACTGGGAAGTAATACCTTCAATATTCTAATTGGAATTGGAGTTCCTGCCTTGCTGTTGAATGTCCCTGTGGATAGAATTTCATTAACCTTTGATGCACCGGTCATGATCTTTGTGACTGTTCTGTTAATGGTTCTTATAAAGATGGGTAAAGGTAAATTAAATAGATGGGGCGGCATAGTATTAATGATAACTTACATTGCTTATGCCCTAATCAGAATATTGATACTGGCTTAATAGGTGATAAAATGTACGAAAAAATACTGGTAGCCACCATGGGCGAATACATGGATCCCATAATTGAGCATACTTTAGATATTATTCAGGAACGAGAAACCGAAGTAATAGGTATATACGTTGTGGAAACTTCTGTACCATTTTTAACACCAAAAAAAGTTAAGGAAATGATGGTTACCGAGTTAACAGCTAAGGGTAAAGAAATTCTGGATAGTATGAAACAGGAATTCCAATCACCAACACATTACATGGTTAAATTCAGGGGAGTAATGCGTGAAGGCAGCCCTGCTGATGAAATTGTGAAAGTTGCAGAAGATGAAGGTGTTGACCTGATAGTCCTGGGAACCGGTAAAAATATTGTGGACAAGCGCCTGCTGGGCAGTGTTTCAGAAAAGGTCGTACATTCAGCTCCCTGCACAGTACTCCTGGTGAGAACTGGTTAAAAAAGATCCTAAACATATGTAATTGAGGAGGATTATTTATTATCCTTCTCCTTTTCACATTTTTTTACTATTTTAATCGTTATTCTTTTTAATAAGGTTCACTTTTCAATCATTCCCTTATTGTGGGGATTTTTAGACGTCATCTATTTTATTACTATAAAAAGTTTGTTTTAACAATCAATTCACAATGTTTATATTCATTTTCGATAAACTTAACTTGTATTAATATTATTAAATTGGGGGTATCAAGTTGTCATTTATCAAAAAACTATTAGGTTTAGGCCCAAAGCCAGTCATTGCAAAAAGCAGGTACATTACCATTGAAGAAGCTAAAATGGCGCCGTTTACCAAGAAAACCAGAGGACAGGGATACGGTACCCTCATGCGCCCGGATGTTTATTATATTGTGGCATCGGTGGAACTGGGAAACACCACCACCAAATGCATCCTTACTGCCACCAATCTCAACACCAGTCGCACCTATCTGCTGGATAAGACAGTTAAAATGACCAGAGACATCAGACCCCCCAAAAAGGGGGAAAAAGTCTTTGGAGAGACAGTGTGGCATGTGGAATTAACTCAGGAATCAGTATCTGAAATGGTTAAGGACACTATTTTAGAATCTGTTGAACGTTCCCAGATAAGTATAGAAGATGACCTGGACTTTGTAGTGCGTTCAACCGGGGTAACAGCAGGTTTTGCCTCACCAAAAGAAGTGGGAGAGCTCATCATTGCCCTGGCCAACGGTTGTCTGGAGGCAGGAATACCTCCCAGTAAAATGTCCCCATCCATGTCCAAGGACAGTTTGCCCAAGAAATTGCAGGATTTCACGCTTTTGGATAAGGTCATGTTCGATGGTGCTGTGGTAAGTGTGGTTCCACCTACTGGCAGAGCAGTGGTAGCAAATGAAATGGAAGGAGAACTGGTAACTGCAGGTATAAAAGCGGGTGCCAAATGGACTAATGTTGATTATCGTAATCCCTGTATTTCAATGGACTTTGGAACCACCCTGGCGGGTAGGATAGTTAACAATGACGAGCCATATGCCCGAACCGTTGGAAACTTCTGCGGACTGGCAGGGGCCATATCCGATGCCATAATAAGGGGAACCGAAAAAGTGGATAAACGGGGTGGTGCTGCTTTAGACCTCTATAATAAGGATATACTCAAAAAAGCAGATTGGAAAGCAGCTGAAGAATTTGCGGGGCGCGCCCATGAATACGTGGACATCAGAAAAGTTCCAGAAGGAAGGGAACGTTTCGGAACAGTCCCAGTGGATCCTCATGCGGCATATGATGCTGGAACCACCCTCATTGGCTGTGACGTGGGTAAAGATGGTGATAAAATTCCTGAACTCACCAAACTGGGTCATGAAATAATAGAAACAACTGACATGCACACCCTATTTGCTACACTGGATCATGTCAGTGCCAACGTGGTTAAAAGACTGGTTATTGAGGCTGATGATGAGGGGGTTATCCAGGAAGGATCCGTCCTGGGAGTCACTGGCAGGGCAGGAATCACTGGACGCAAACCCGAACTGGTAATGGAGTTTGCCAAGGACTACTTTGAAGATGTTATATTTGTCTCTGATGCACTTGCTCTTGGGTCTGCAGTGATGGCCCGATGTATGAACTCCATGGGAACACCACACATACCATTGGGAGGTAGGCAGGGAGGGCCATGTATATTGGGACAAAGGCGGAAATTACAGAAGAAATAAATGGTAAAAATGGAATATGGGTTTTTGTGTTCATATAATTTCAATTTAAAACACGGGCCCCTATTCTAACATTTTAATATCTTTATAAATACTGTTTTAAGTACAAATCCTGGATTATATTGGGAACTAACCTATTTTAAGAAATTAACCTATTTTAAGAAACTAAACTATTTTAAGAACTAAGATCATATTTGATTTATTCAAGGTTTGATCTTTTTAGATTTGTGATTCTCATGAAAAGAGTTTTATGGTATTTGATTGCTGGTAGTAAAGGGGGGGTCAACAGGGCCAGAATAATCAAAACCCTTCATGATAGGCCATATAATGTCAATCAACTTTCTAAAGAACTTGATCTTGATTATAAAACCATTAAACATCATATGAAAGTCTTGGAGGACCATGACATCATTTTTAACTCCACAGGGGAGAAAAAATATGGGGCAATGTACTTTTTGTCAAATCGTATGGAAGAAAATTACTCCACTTTCTTAGACATTCTGAGTAAAATGAAAACTTAATGAACTAACTAAAATCCTCATGGGAAATAAAAAGAGGATATTATCCTTTAAATTAATATAGAGGTGATTTAATGCAAGTAGGAGGACCTGGAGGGCCCGGAGGGCCTGGATATCATGGAGGAAATGAAACCGGAACGAGTGGGGGAAATGGTACTGGAATGGGGCCGATAAACTTTGATAACTCCCAACTCATTACCATTGATGTTGTACTGGGAATTGCCAATATATGTCTGTTACTTATTTTACTGTACATGTACATAGGCAGCTACCGGAAATTCAAATCAGAATTCACCTTTGGCCTGGTTGCATTTGCAATGTTACTCCTCCTGCAAAATGCACTGTTCACAGGATTTTTAATATTAAATGAGGGTTTCAAAGGTCCGGGAATGGGTAGTCCAATATTCTTTTTAAATGTAATAGAATTCTTTGCCCTTTCCGTGCTCATTGGAGTAACCAGAGAATAAGTTAAAATATGGTATGATGGATGAATTGGGACAATCCTACCTCAGGGAATCTTCATTCATTACCCTATTTTTCATTTTTTTATCATTAACTTTTTAATTAACATTTTTTTTTAAATTCCCTCTCTGATTTCTTAAATTCATTTATTTTCAATTTATTAGGGTTTATTCTAAAAATCTATTGATCTGGTAAAGAATTGGGTGTAAACTTGGAATAAGTATTTTTAAATAAATCCTTAATTTAGTAACAGAGCTAAAATAAAGGTCTTAAAATACGTACTGTTCGTATAGATGCTAATTTTTAAATCAAAAAATTAGAGAATTGAGTCATTTTCTGTTGAAAATTATTAACCCAAAAAAATATACCAACAGAATATTTTGTAAAAAATTAATTAAGGATTAAAGAATAAAAAGAGAGGATTTTTAATGATTTATGACATGATTATCCCCACATTGCCTTTTATAGTGGGTTATTTATTCACATACAGCATGTACAAGTTAAATTTAATAAAAAAAGCAATTCACATTAATATTTGGAACCTGATTATTCTGGTGGCTTTCATTGTCTCTGGAGGTGCAGGTTTCATTCTGATTATCTTACTTGAATTAGGGGTTTCAATCCCCATAAGTCCGGATTTACTCTATTGGCATGTTGAACTGGGATTAACTTTAGCTCTGGTAACAATTTTCCACTTGCATACTTACTGGAAGTCTTCAAGAACCATGTTCATCCTAGCTAAAAGGAGGTCGAGCCAATGAAACTTAAGGAAAAACTGATCACTGCCCTATCATCAGTTCCTTTTATTACAGCTGCTGCTATGTCCACAGCCTGCGCTGCAGGCTGTCCTTATGGACGTACCTGTGCTTATCCGGGTCATTGTTCACGCTTCACAGATTCTGGTGGAGATGGAATATGTGATTTGTCCGCGTCAGTTACCAGTAGCAATGCTAACACCGAAACAGCTTCCTCTTCAAGTGCGGGGGATACCAGTTCTTCAAACACTGGTAGCTCTCCTTCATCTACTTCAACTAATGACCAATCTAGTAATGCCGCAGGCACATCAGATTCTGGAGCTGCAACCTCAAATTCTGGAAATTCCAGTCCTGATGCAAACACCAACGCCAGCGCAGCAACTGATTCAGGAACTGGTCTGGACACAGGTAGTGTTCAAGGAGATCATGCAAATTACTTCCTTTTTCCAGTGAGCATTCTCCTGGTTCTGGCATACTTGTTTACCCATTACCTTTTCAGTAAGGGCATTTTAAAACAGGGCACCCACCGGAGAATTTGGAACTTACTCCTGACTGCAGGATACCTGGGAACTGGAATTACAGGGGTAGTCCTGGTATTACTCATAAATATGGGTATTAGGACTGCATTAAATCAATCTATAACCTTTTGGCATGTGGAATTATCTATTCTCATGTTTGTGGGGACCTTAATACACATCCATCTATACCGGAAACCATTCAAGAACATGTTAAGGGTTCTTTTTGGTTTTAAAACCAAAGCGGAAAAGAATAAACCCTTATCTCGGTGAGTTCTAAGTAGGAATTAATGGTGTAATGATCAAGAAATGCATTGATATCAAGAAATGCATGATAAACAGAAATAGAATAACAAAAAATAAGTTTTTTTAAATCCATTATAATTTAACTATTGGAGATAAAACTAAGTTAAATCCGTTTATTAAATAAATTCAATTGTTCCGGTTATGGGTGGTTTAACTTTTATTTCTACAGGTGTAATTTCAAAGCTACAATATCCATCCCCATTGGCGTGACATTTGACTTCATTCACAGAAACTTCTGATTGGAAATAATTGGAGAAAACCGCCTCAAAAATCCCGGAACTAATTGCACACATTGGTCTTTTCAGGTTAGGCATCTTGTCACATTCAAGATTTCCGTCGATGTTAATGGTTAGAGGATCCTTGTTTACCAATTCAAATCGTCCGCCACTAAATTGTTCCCACATTTTTCCAATTGTTATTACCATATCTTCAATATTTAAGAGGCTGACTTCTTGATACTGCTCATAAAATGATTCACCTATCAAGACGCCCATATTGTAGAGTAAAGGGTTTATGTCCATTCCACTATTTAATAAAAAGATCCGAATTGTTCTGAATAGTAATGAATTAAAATCAGATTGATCATTAACATTAAGCATATAACTCTTGATGTAGTCAGTCATGTTAATATCTACTTCTAGATTTGTAGAAAACTCTACAAGCTGTTTGGCTTTGATGAAAAATAATTTTTTTCGTTTGTCTACAGGATCACTTTTGGATCCAATAATACCTTTATCTTCCAAAACTTTCAAATGACTGGAAAGGGTGGGTTTTGATTTATTTATTCGAGTGAGAATTTCATCAAAATATAACTCTTCCTTTTCTAGCATGGATAAGATCTCTGCTTTGATGGGGGATTCAATTATTTTTGGCCCATCGGGAGCTATATATATGTGAACATTATCCGATTTTTTGGACATATCAAATAATTAGTTTTATTGATATATATATGGTTCTGTGCATTCGTGACATTATTAATCAATATTTGATTATCGATACGATTTTGAAAGCAAAAAACAATTTAGTAAATTCCAATATCAATGTTATTTCGTTTATTTATTTTGGGTAAAATCAAATAGTTTTACTAACTTCAAAACATTTATTAATAATAACACTCAATCAGTTAATATGGTAATATCTATGTTTCGAATTAAACATTACAAGTTAAAACTGGGAATATTTTAATTGGTCCACTCATTTTCAGTGGTCAATTAAAATAATAAAGGTGAAGCTGATGTTTAAATCCAGAATTTTGGTAGTGGAGGATGAAGCAGTAGTAGCTCTGGGCATCAAGAATAAGTTAGAGGATCTGGGTTATAATGTGGTGGACATGGTTTTCAATGGTAAAGATGCAGTAGAAGTTGCCCTAAAGAAGGAGCCTGATCTAATTTTGATGGATATCCTCCTGGACGGGGATATGGATGGTATTGAAGCTGCATGTAAAATTAGAAACAAGATGGATGTACCTATAATCTATTTAACTGCTTTTTCCAGTGAAGAAGTATTCCAAAGGCTTTGTATAACTGAACATTTCCAGCGAGTTTGTATGACCGAACATTATGCATATATCTCCAAACCGTTCAGTACAAGTGCTATTGATGTTAATATTGAAATGGCACTTCATAAACATAAAATTAAGAAGAGAAATCAAATGGAAGTCCAAGGAAACAGTTTTCAACAAAAATCGCCATAGTAACCTCATAGTAAGCATAAGTAACATCATTTTTCATTCCATTTGGGTAATCATTGTTACAAGAAACGTTTTATAGTTTTCAAGCAAGTGTTTCATTTTTTTCAAGCTACTTTTTAATCGTTTCAAGTAATGGTTTATTGTTTTCAAGCAAGTGTTTCATTGTTTTCATCAAGTCTGTTTTCTATAATGGATTTTTTCAAGTTAAAACTGTTCCAGGAAAAATGTTGATTCCTATAAATGGGCTTTAATAATGAACTATGGGCTAGAACATTAATTCCTTTGAAAACTCAAGGAAATTATAAACTCGAAGAAACTATTTAATAAATGGCTGATATTTAATGATAGTTACTAATTATAAATTATGATCTCACATGGGAATGGAAAATAGAGGACATGTGGAAAAAATTGT
Proteins encoded in this window:
- a CDS encoding methanogenesis marker 14 protein produces the protein MSFIKKLLGLGPKPVIAKSRYITIEEAKMAPFTKKTRGQGYGTLMRPDVYYIVASVELGNTTTKCILTATNLNTSRTYLLDKTVKMTRDIRPPKKGEKVFGETVWHVELTQESVSEMVKDTILESVERSQISIEDDLDFVVRSTGVTAGFASPKEVGELIIALANGCLEAGIPPSKMSPSMSKDSLPKKLQDFTLLDKVMFDGAVVSVVPPTGRAVVANEMEGELVTAGIKAGAKWTNVDYRNPCISMDFGTTLAGRIVNNDEPYARTVGNFCGLAGAISDAIIRGTEKVDKRGGAALDLYNKDILKKADWKAAEEFAGRAHEYVDIRKVPEGRERFGTVPVDPHAAYDAGTTLIGCDVGKDGDKIPELTKLGHEIIETTDMHTLFATLDHVSANVVKRLVIEADDEGVIQEGSVLGVTGRAGITGRKPELVMEFAKDYFEDVIFVSDALALGSAVMARCMNSMGTPHIPLGGRQGGPCILGQRRKLQKK
- a CDS encoding universal stress protein encodes the protein MYEKILVATMGEYMDPIIEHTLDIIQERETEVIGIYVVETSVPFLTPKKVKEMMVTELTAKGKEILDSMKQEFQSPTHYMVKFRGVMREGSPADEIVKVAEDEGVDLIVLGTGKNIVDKRLLGSVSEKVVHSAPCTVLLVRTG
- a CDS encoding calcium/sodium antiporter; translation: MVIALIGVLIIALVIVIKSADIFVDNIVEIGGALGISQIILGVTASAIGTSLPEFGSAVVASLTGSTDLGVGTVIGSNIWNIAGILGISAAVAGVIQTNKSGLHRDWLMTFITGLILLFFMLFGDISWPAAVVMIVAYCFYLWILIKAQKKHSDETNHQDEYHEKQLKENNSLEEAIEEKSEEKVGRNVTKKTYLYVLGGIAGLIIGCRLLVYSADELGGMFGISDMVMGLFVLAVGTSIPELVVTLSSAMKGLHDLSLGTVLGSNTFNILIGIGVPALLLNVPVDRISLTFDAPVMIFVTVLLMVLIKMGKGKLNRWGGIVLMITYIAYALIRILILA
- a CDS encoding response regulator — encoded protein: MFKSRILVVEDEAVVALGIKNKLEDLGYNVVDMVFNGKDAVEVALKKEPDLILMDILLDGDMDGIEAACKIRNKMDVPIIYLTAFSSEEVFQRLCITEHFQRVCMTEHYAYISKPFSTSAIDVNIEMALHKHKIKKRNQMEVQGNSFQQKSP
- a CDS encoding V4R domain-containing protein, encoding MSKKSDNVHIYIAPDGPKIIESPIKAEILSMLEKEELYFDEILTRINKSKPTLSSHLKVLEDKGIIGSKSDPVDKRKKLFFIKAKQLVEFSTNLEVDINMTDYIKSYMLNVNDQSDFNSLLFRTIRIFLLNSGMDINPLLYNMGVLIGESFYEQYQEVSLLNIEDMVITIGKMWEQFSGGRFELVNKDPLTINIDGNLECDKMPNLKRPMCAISSGIFEAVFSNYFQSEVSVNEVKCHANGDGYCSFEITPVEIKVKPPITGTIEFI
- a CDS encoding winged helix-turn-helix domain-containing protein; translation: MKRVLWYLIAGSKGGVNRARIIKTLHDRPYNVNQLSKELDLDYKTIKHHMKVLEDHDIIFNSTGEKKYGAMYFLSNRMEENYSTFLDILSKMKT